GTAAGATCCCACCAAACCTTAAGTTGCCCTTGCGCGATGGCGATATTGACCGTCCGGATCAGCCAGAGTATGCCGGCCACTTTTTCTTGAACGCTAATTCCAAACAGAAGCCCGGCATTGTTGATAAAAACGTTAACCCAATTCTGGATCAATCCGAAGTTTACAGCGGCTGCTATGGTCGGGTGAGTGTTAACTTCTTCCCGTTCAATCAAAAAGGTAATAAGGGTGTTGGCTGCGGTTTGATGAACATTCAGAAGGTCGCTGATGGTGAGCCGTTAAGCGGCAGGACCAGGCCTGAGGACGATTTCGAGGCTATAGATGATGGCGATGTAGAAGAGGATTTCCTCAGTTAACTGACATTTAAGTACAGGCAGGTAACTTTTAAATTACCTGCCTGTATTATACGGAGGGTTATTGTGGATAGGAAAATAGTACAAATATCCTTTGCCGGTAACTATGAAGTACTCTATGACTTCTTTACAGACCTCGATTTACAAATAGGTGATCCGGTAGTGTGCCATACCGTTAGGGGCTATAACGTTGGTAAGGTGGTCGGCTTTGTGGACGGCTCAACCAAAGCTACAAACTGGATAGTTCAGAAGGTCGATGTTGAGGGTCATATGCAGCGCCTGGCAAAGATACGGCAGGCTAAGGAGCTTGAGGAACTGTTAGGTTAGGAGGTTGATTCGTGATCTATAGAATACATCGGGCGATTGACAGAGTAGCGGCAATACTGGACCTTTGCGCAGCGGTTATATTCATAGCTTTGTTGCTAAAGGTTTATAGTTGGATGAGCATCATGTTTGGTAAGGGGTTAATCAAATGACTATTCTTGGCATTGACATAGAAACATACAGCAGAGTTGACTTAACAAAAAGCGGAGTTTACGCATATGCGGAAGCTGAAGACTTTGAAATATTACTTTTCGGATATGCTTTTGACGATGAGCCGGTGCAATTGATTGACTTAGCCAGTGGTGAGCAACTACCGGATAATGTGCTAAACGCTTTAACTGATCCTGAAATAATAAAAACCGCTTTTAATGCTAACTTTGAACGGACCTGTATTGCAAAGCATTTTAACCGTCCTATGCCACCGGAGCAATGGCGCTGCACTCATGTACACGCCCTGACCCTGGGCCTTCCCGGTCACCTGGGCGACGTTGCCAAGGTGCTAGGCTTGAAGCAGCAAAAAGACACGGCAGGTAAGGCGCTAATCCGCTATTTCAGTATGCCTTGCAAACCAACCAAAGTTAACGGCCAGAGGACAAGGAACCTGCCCGAGCACGACCCGGATAGATGGGCAAAATTCAAATCATATTGCAAGCAAGACGTTGCCGTTGAACGGGACATCAGAAAAACCTTAGAACGTTTTCCGGTAATAGAAGCTGAACATAAATTGTGGTGTCTGGACCAGCGTATTAATGATGGCGGGGTATTAGTTGACAGTCAGTTAGTTACAAATGCCATAGCTTGCGATACGCAATACCAGGATAAATTGATGGCAAAGGCCGCAAAGCTTACCGGGCTAGACAATCCTAAGTCGGTAAGCCAATTAAAACAATGGCTGCTGAAAACAGATGGCTTGGAGGTAGAGAGTTTAAACAAAGAATCCGTTCCGGAGCTATTAAAGCAAACTGAAAGTAGCACCGTCAAGCAAATGCTGGAGCTGCGACAAGAGATGGCTAAGACCAGCGTTAAAAAATACTTAGCGATGGAACGCGCAAAAGGTAAAGATGGCCGAGTCCGAGGGCTGCTGCAGTTCTACGGGGCCAACCGGACGGGCCGGTGGGCCGGGAGATTGGTCCAGGTGCAAAACCTTCCACGCAATTCGATTAAAGACCTGGACCAGGCCCGGCAGCTGTTAAAAGCCGGAGATTATGAAATGCTGGAGCTGCTGTTTGAATCCGTACCTACTGTCCTATCTCAGTTAATCAGAACGGCTTTTGTTCCGAAAGAGGGCCACCGGTTTATCGTGGCTGACTTCTCCGCTATTGAGGCCCGGGTCATTGCCTGGCTTGCAGATGAGAAATGGCGCATGGACGTATTCCGTACCCACGGCAAAATTTACGAAGCATCAGCTTCAGCCATGTTCCACGTCCCAATTGAAGAAATTACAAAAGGCAACCCGCTAAGACAAAAAGGGAAAGTATCAGAGCTGGCCCTCGGTTACCAAGGAGGCCCTGGCGCATTGATAGCAATGGGAGCTTTAAAAGAAGGGCTAACAGAGGAGGAGCTTCCAGGGCTGGTTAAACTTTGGCGGCAATCTAGTCCAAATATAGTTAAGTTTTGGTATGACACGGAGGCAGCTGCAATTAAAGCTGTTAAGGAAAAAACCACTGTAGAGCTACACCACGGAATACATTTCATTTATGAGTCCGGCATCTTATTCATTCGCTTACCTTCCGGTAGGCGCTTGGCTTATATCAAGCCGAGGATACAAAACAATCCTCGGCTTGATAAGCCGGCATTAACCTATGAGGGCCAGGAGCAAGGTACAAAACAATGGGGCCGGCTCTACACTTACGGCGGGAAACTGGTTGAGAATATAGTCCAGGCTGTTGCCCGGGATTGTCTGGCGGAAGCTCTGCTTAGGTTAGACGTTGCCGGCTACAAAACCGTTATGCACGTTCACGATGAGTCTGTTATGGAGATGCCACATGGTGTAGGTAGCCTGGAGGATGCCTGCAGAATAATGGAACAACCGATACCCTGGGCACCCGGACTTCCGATGCGGGCCGATGGCTTTGAAAGCAACTATTACAAAAAAGATTAACGTAGGAAAATTTTACTTTTAAAAATGGAGTCGTTATTACCATGAATTATGAAAAATTCATTAAACAAAAACAGCAAATAGTCGCTCCTTCTGGCTTTTCAGTTAGCCGTGATGATATTAACCCGGGCCTGTTTGAGTTTCAAAAAGACATAGTTAAGTGGGCATTAAAGCGCGGCCGGGCTGCCATCTTTGCCGGGACTGGCCTCGGTAAGTCAAGGATGCAGGTTGAATGGGGACAGAAAATACATGAGTTAACTGGTGGGGATGTTTTGCTCCTGGCTCCGCTGGCAGTAGCCGCTCAGACGGTAAGGGAAGGCGCAGCACTCGGTTATGAGGTTCACCTATGCCGGAGCCAGGACGACGTAAAGCCAGGGCTCAACATCACTAACTATGAAATGCTGCATCACTTTGAGCCCATATTATTCTCCGGAATTGTACTTGATGAAAGCAGCATATTAAAATCCTTTACTGGCAAAATTAGAAATGAAATTATTGAATCTTTTGCATTTACACCTTACCGGCTGGCCTGTACAGCTACACCAGCGCCTAACGACTACATGGAATTAGGCAATCATGCCGAGTTCCTGGGAGTTATGAGCCGGACAGAAATGCTCTCCATGTATTTTGTCCATGATGGCGGTAGGACATCGCAGTGGAGGCTAAAGGGCCATGCTGAAAGTGACTTCTGGGCATGGGTAGCATCCTGGGGAGTAGTGCTGGAGAAACCTTCTGACCTGGGATATGAGGATGGAGCCTTTAAGCTTCCACCGCTGAACATACATGAAATTATAGTACCTGCTGAAGGTCCGCCGGCCAACACATTAACGGAACGAAGACAGGCTAGAAAGAACAGCCTTAACGACCGAGTGGCTTATTGTGCTGAACTGATTAATCAAACAGATGATACCTGGCTTATCTGGTGTGATCTGAACGACGAAAGCGATGCTTTAACAAAAGCCATAGAAGGAGCTGTTGAGGTCCGGGGCAGCCATAAGCCAGCTTATAAGGAAAAGGCTATGCTGGACTTTGCGGCGGGGGACATTAAGCGCCTAGTCAGTAAAAGCTCTATCTGTGGCTTTGGGATGAACTTTCAGGTGTGTAACAGGATGGCTTTTGTCGGACTATCTGACAGCTTTGAACAGATATTTCAAGCAATACGACGATGCTGGAGATTCGGTCAGACAAAGCCGGTAGACGTTTACATTATAACAGCTGAGACTGAAGGAGCAGTATTAGAGAACATCAAGCGGAAAGAGCAAGACTTTAAAAATATGGTTGATGAAATGGTCAGATATACGCAAGGAATTTTATCTGAATCAATCAGATCCAGTGAGCGTGAAATGACCAAATATAACGCAGAAAAGCACCTAATCATTCCCGAATGGCTAAGGAGTGAACCCATTGCAAGTTAATACCGTAGACCAAGTTATAACTGAAGAATACGCACTATATTTAGGTGATTGTGTGGAAGTAACCAAGGGGTTGCCCGATAACAGTATTCATTATTCCATATTCAGCCCGCCGTTTAGCTCACTTTATACCTATTCTAATAATGAACGGGACATGGGTAACTCCCGAAACGATGAAGAATTTATGGAGCATTTCCGGTATCTAATCTCAGAGCTTTACCGGGTAACTATACCAGGCCGTTTGGTATCATTTCACTGCATGGATATCCCGGCTATGAAATCAAGGGACGGTTTTATCGGGATTAAGGATTTTTCAGGTAGCCTGCTCAGAATGTTTATAAATAATAATTTCATTTATCATTCAAAAACAGTTATCTGGAAAGATCCACTTGTAGAAGCTACAAGGACTAAAGCTCTGGGGCTATTACACAAACAAATCGTTAAAGATTCAGCTATGTGCAGACAAGGTTTACCTGACTACTTAATCACTGTTAGGAAACCAGGAGATAACCCAGAACCGGTATCACATCCAGACGGATTTAGTAGATTTTATGGCGAGAATGAGCCCGAAGCCCCAAAAACGAAACCCACGCTCAAAGATAGCCAAAAACACAAAACAATATCGCTGGCTAAAACCGATCCGGTCTATTCACACCATGTATGGAGGCGATATGCTTCACCGGTTTGGATGGATATTAGGCAAACTAATACTCTGCAGTACAGGTCCGCCAGAGAAGAAAAAGATGAAAAACACATCTGCCCTTTACAGCTTGACGTTATAGCCCGGGGAGTTGAGCTTTGGTCCAATCCAGGTGATGTAGTGTTCAGCCCATTCATGGGAATAGGCAGCGAAGGTTATCAGGCAGTTTTAATGGGCAGGCGGTTTGTAGGGATCGAATTAAAAGAGAGCTATTTCAAAATTGCGGCCAACAACCTGAAAATGGCAGTTGATGAACTGAATGAAATTGATGAGTTACTTTCATGAAAGGAGATAAACCAATGGCAACGGTTTATTTGGCTGGAAAAATGACCGGTCTGTCTTTAGAAGAAATGTCCGGATGGCGAAAGAGGGCAGCAGGTTTATTGCATGACCACGGCTTTAACACTCTTAACCCCTTTGAGGTTTTTAAGATTGAAATAGCTCATAAATTACAAACTTCCACCAGGGAGATCGTAGATTCAAACAAATATCAGATTCGCCACAGTGATGTTGTCCTGGTTGAACTTGACCACGCTGATATTTCAATCGGCACTATTGGCGAGATTGTTTACGCAAAAGAGCAAGGAAAGCCTGTTATATGCTGGGGAAAGGCAGAAAAAGTAATAAATCATCCATGGGTATGGGAACATATCACAGCAGCTTATAACAACCTAGAAGAGGCGCTGGTGTGCATTATTGATAAATATAACAAATCCGGTGATAAAAATGGCCTTTAGAAGACTAACCCCGAATGAAAAAGTAAGTATAAAGAAGGCCAAAAAAAGCGGCCAATGAGGTTATTAAAACAAAGCGCCGGGCCTTGGTCAAGGAAATAAGGGAGCTTGAGAAGAAGCACGCGACACCATTTGTAAGGTCAAAGGCTATAAGGGAATTGGACGAGCAGCTTGATAATTTAAAGCTAATTACCGGGGAGCCAGCTATTGTATCAAACGGAGAAAGCTCAATCTGTTTGAATTATGAGCTGCTAGTTAAGCTGGGCCGAACGTTTAAAGGTTTTCAGTATCAGTATTCGATTGAATTCACCCGAGGCGGTAATTCCTTAACCGTTAGTTACAACAAAGGCTTCAGGTTGAACGGAAAGATTGAATTTTACGGTCTACCTGAATATCAAACACACTTACTTGCTAATCTACCAGTTATTGAAATCTTTTAATATCGGAGGGATATAGGTGAGTTTTGAAAGCGTTATAAACGCCATGAACCAGCAGTCAAACGTGCTTAAAGAATTGGAAGAGTTACTTGCTCATAATGATAAGCAAAACAACCTGGGGCACACGGTAAAGCTGGAAGACATCGAAAGGTTAAAAAGCTATGTAGCTAATATGAAGTTAGCTGTTAAAACGGCTACAGCCCTTGCCACGCATTATAAAAATGCCGGTAAAACGACCAATGCTGAAACAAAACAAGCACCACCAGCCGAACCTGCCGACTATTTATCGCGAAAGCCCGAGAGCAATAAAGAGCTTCTGGGAAATGAAAGCCATTAGCAACCTTGACCTTATGGATGATGTGCTCACGCTGGTTAAACAAAAGCAGGACTTCATATCCGCCCTTGTAGCGACTTACTCTTTGCCGGATAAGCCAATCATAAAAAGGATTTTAGGCGCTAACCCGTTTGAGGCTAGTTTGTTATCAGAAGCAATGCAGCTCTGTAAAAATTACGATTATGCCATCCGGTTATATAAAAGCTTTAAGCTTTATAACCTACTGGGCTCTAATCGATACGGTTATGAATATACACCGGATTACGTGAACAGAGACGTACTGCAGTTTTTGAGGGATATGCTGCGGGTCTATGGTGAATCTGGAATAGTCCACATGATGGAAAACGCCAAGGAGATAAACCTGAAAGATTGCATTCGGCTATACCAGCAGCTAAAAGATGAAAACCAGCGGGCCATAAAAACCGAAAAAGTAAGGATAAGAGATTTGCACGATTGGATGTCCTACAGGCACAAGCTGCAAAATCATGAAAATCTTAAATTTAACGTGCCTAACCATATTATCAGGCGGCTCTCAATGCAAAACGAAAAGCTTAAATTCTTTTTACCAAAGGAATCGATGGAGCTATTAAAGGCCGGTGTGGAGCTGCATAATTGCGTAGCTTCCTATAGCCGGGCCATGCAGGATAATTCAAAGTGGGTTGTCCTGGTAGCAAATGATAAAGGCAAACTGGTAGCGTGCTTGGAGGTACAAGGCAGGAGATTAATTCAGGCCAAAATCGATAAAAATAAACCGGTATCGAGTGACAATAAGTTAAATGCCGAGGTTATCTCCTGGGCCAAGGAAGCAAACCTTGAGATAAAAACCAACGACTTAAAGGTGCAGACTGAATCGGCTACTTCAGTAGCTGTTTAATCAAATGAGGTGAACAAGCAGATTGAGAATAGCTGGAATGACAAAAGAAAGCACAGTAGACGGACCTGGTTTGCGTTTAGTTATACCTTCAAGGTTGCCCGCATAAATGCCCGGGGTGCCATAATCAGCATACCTGGGATCCTACGGGCGGAGAATGGTTGGTGAGCTATGAACAGTGATCCTAACAAAAAAGTAAAACTAAAAATCAAGCATGACGGTAATATCTCCATTGCTGTTGGCCGCAGCCGGAAAGAGACAAATTGGAAAAACAAAGACATGCTTTGGTCTGCTATGGTAGATAGGCTCAGCCGGACTAATCGAACCGGTGAGACCTTTGCCGAATATAAGAAGTTATCGAAAAGCCAGCAGGGGCAAATTAAAGATGTTGGCGGGTTTGTCGGTGGGACGCTTAAAAGTGGCCGACGCAAATCTGAGAACGTAGCCTGGCGGCATTTAATTACTCTGGATATAGATTACGCCAAGGGCGATTTTTGGGCATCCGTTACGGTAATACTGGGCTGTGCATGCGTGCTTTATTCCACGCATGCGCATTGCCCGGAGGCTCCAAGGCTGAGGTTGGTTATTCCGCTGAAGCGGCCAATAGCCCCGGACGAATACCCGGCAGTGGCCCGACGCATTGCAGCAGACCTGGGGATTGACTTTTTCGACGATACTACTTATGACCCGGTCAGATTGATGTATTGGCCGTCAACGTCAGCAGATGGGGAATTCGTTTTTAAGTACTTAGATGAGCCCTGGCTCGATCCGGACGAGGTTTTAGCCCGCTATGAGGACTGGCGGGACCCGTCCTATTGGCCTGAATCATCGCGTGCTCAACAGGCCCGGCAAAAACTTGCAGACAGGCAAGGAGATCCGTTAGAGAAGCCCGGGGTGGTAGGTGCGTTTTGCCGTACCTACTCAATCCCCGAGGCGATTGAAACGTTCTTAATCGATATCTATGGTCCTGCCGGTGAGGGCCGCTATACTTACCTTCCTGGTTCCACTACCGGTGGCTTGGTGCTATACGATGGCGATAAATTCGCTTTCAGCCACCACGGTACGGACCCGATAAGCGGCAGGCTGGTCAACTCCTTTGACCTGGTGCGGCTCCACAAATACGGTGACCAGGACGAAAGCGCGGAGCCTGGAACGCCAACAGTAAAGCTGCCGTCCTATCTTGCTATGACAGACTTCGCAATAGAGGACCCAAACGTTAAAAGCACAATGGGTAAGGACATCTTAGTAAGAGCCCAAGAAGACTTTGCCGACGATGATGATTGGACACAGCATCTGGAGTATACCAAGAAGAAAGAATTAAAAACATCTCTTAAAAATTTGGTGCTTATTCTACGCCATGACCCAAACCTTAAAGGCATTGCTTACAATGCCCACAAAGGGGCAATAACGCTGTTAGAAAAGGTTCCCTGGCGTAAGCCCGGGGATTGGAAAGGGCCGAACTGGTCAGACGATGATGATGCAGCGCTCCGGGTCTACCTGGAGAAGGTTTACGAAATCTGGACCCCGTCGAAGCTAAATGATGCTTTAACGGCGGTAAGCCATGAGCGGTCCTTCCACCCTATCCGGGATTACTTAAACGGGCTAGATGAATGGGACGGCATCCCTCGCCTGGAGGAAGTATTGATTGACTACCTCGGGGCCGAGGACTCAGTTTATACCAGAGCCGTAACAAAGAAAACCTTTGTAGCTGCCGTGGCCCGGGTAATGAACCCAGGTTGCAAGTTTGACTATATGCTGGTCCTGATAGGCAAGCAAGGCCTGGGCAAAAGTACACTATTTACCCGCTTGGCCGGCAATTGGTTTAATGATTCACTTAGCATGTCCGACATGCGGGATAAAACTGCAGCCGAGAAGCTACAGGGTTATTGGATTTTGGAAATTGGGGAATTGGCCGGTTTTAAAAAGGCTGAAGTTGAAGTAGTTAAGTCATTCCTTAGCCGGCAAAAGGATATTTACAGGCCGTCGTATGGCCGCAGAACGATTGAGTATCCGCGCCAGTGTGTGATTGTCGGTAGCACTAACAATGACACCGGATTCCTCCGGGACTCCACCGGCAACCGGCGTTTTTGGCCGGTGAACGTGACAGGCGTGTCGACGGATAGGGCACCCTGGGCCATGAATGATTACACAGTAGGTCAGATTTGGGCCGAGGCGCTGGCATGCTATAAAGCTGGCGAAACGCTGTACTTGGAAGGTAAAGCAGCTGAGGAAGCTTTCGAGCAGCAGAAACTTGCTATGGAAGCTGACGAGCGCCTGGGCATGGTCAAAGAATACCTGGATATGCTACTGCCGGAAAACTGGGAAGAAATGAGCCTAACTGAGCGCAGGACGTTTATCAACGGCGGTGATTTTGGGCATGGCCCTGAAGGAACAATGCAGCGCGATAAAATTTGCGTTGCCGAAATTTGGTGTGAACTGATGGGCAAAGAGTTAACCGGCATTAAAAGGTTTGAGATAGATGAAATACACGGATTGATGCGGCAGATTGACGGTTGGGAAAAGTACACCGGAAATAAGGACGGAAAAATGAAATTCAATTTATACGGAGTGCAAAGAGCTTATATAAGAAAAGATTCAGCGAAATTTTCAGAGACCAAAAACGAATAAAAACCGGTTGCCGATGTGGTTGCCGATAGGCTGTTTGGTTGCCGATACAATTGAACGATTGCCGAGGTTGCCGATTGCCGAGGTTGCCGAGCGTAGGCTGAATTATAGAAAAAGTTGCCGACGGTTGCCGATATCGGCAACCACTTGAAGCCTAGAGCACCAAGCGTTAGCGGGAAAGTTGCCGAGGTTGCCGATAGTCTATAGAGTATTACTATTTATAGAATATATAGGTGTACCCGTACACGTACACACACACGTATAGGAGTTTTAAAACTATCGGCAACTCGGCAACTCGGCAACCGCACACGGTTTTTGCAAGGGCTGATAGCGCGAGCGAAATACACTATAAGTCAAAATATAGTTAGAGAAAATAAGAATAAAGGGAGGTAAAAATCACAAATGGAACAGTGCGAAGAATGGCTGTCTAGCAGATTAAAAAACGGGAAATTGGTACTTTGCGATGATATAAGAGCCGAGGCAAAAGAACAAGGTTTTACCAAAAAACAGCTGAAAGAAGCTAGAAAAAAGCTTAAAGTTAAAACGTTTCACCAATTTGATGAGCATGGCGGTACATCGAATTGGTTTTGGAAAATAGGTACCAGTTCGTGAATGAAGCACAGATTGAACGCAAATTTAAGCGCGAAGTTGAAAGGCGAGGAGGCAAAGCCTGGAAGTTTACCTCTCCAGGTATGTCAGGAGTGCCGGACCGGATTGTTCTTCTTCCCGGAGGTAGAAGCATATTCGTCGAGCTTAAAGCTCCTGGTGAAGAACCAAGGCCGCTACAAGTAAAAAGGGCAAAAGAATTAACTGAACTTGGCTTTGAAGTTTATTGCATAGATTCTTTTGCGGCTATTAACAAATTTGTTATCGAGGTATTTGGAAAATGATTTTTAAGCCACATGAATATCAGGGTTATGCAATTAAGAAAATCATAGAGCTGCCGGCAGTTGGACTTTTCATGGATATGGGTCTTGGGAAGACAGCCTGCGCCCTAACTGCAACCGCAGAGCTAATGCATAACTACTTTGAGGTTTCAAAGGTTTTAGTTGTAGCACCGCTGAGGGTGGCGGAGGACACCTGGAGCCGTGAAACCGCGAAGTGGGACCACTTGAATTATTTAAGAATTGCTAAGGTGCTAGGTCCTGAAAAAGATCGCATAGCGGCTCTTAATTCCAAAGCTGATATTTATGTGATAAACCGCGAGAATGTTAAATGGCTGGTTGAGCACTTCGGTAAAAAATGGCCCTTCGATATGGTGATTATAGACGAGCTTTCAAGTTTCAAATCATCTAAGGCTAAAAGGTTCAGGGCGCTGCGAAAAGTAAGGCCGCTAATAAAAAGAATCATCGGGTTGACAGGAACGCCGGCACCGAACGGACTGCTTGACTTATGGCCGCAGGTTTATCTGTTGGACCTCGGGGAGCGCCTGGGAAAGACAATCACCGGATATCGGGAAAGATATTTTAAACCGGGTAAAAGAAACCGGTCAGTTATATTCACCTGGGACCCAAAGCCGGACGCTGAAGCGGCTATACACAACAAGCTTTCAGACCTTTGCGTGAGCATGAGCGCAGCGGATTGGCTGCAGCTGCCAGAACGAATCGATAATATCATCCCGGTTAATTTATCACTTAAAGCCTGGGGCCAATATGAACAGCTAGAACGGGATCTGCTGTTACCTTTAGCTGACGGGGATGTGGTTGCCAATACCGCAGCAGTGCTGGCTAATAAGCTGCTGCAAATGGCAAACGGGGCCGTATACGATGAGAACGGAATGGCCCAGGAATTCCACAAGGCTAAGCTGGAGGCTTTAGAAGGGGTTATCGAGGAGGCCGCAGGGAAACCGGTGCTAGTGTTTTACTCTTACCGACACGACCTGGATCGGATTAAAGAACACTTTAAGCAATACAAACCTAAAGAATTAAAGACCGCAGAGGATATAAAGAATTGGAACGACGGAAAGGTTCAGATCATGTTAGCGCATCCAGCTTCAGCCGGCCACGGATTGAACCTTCAAGCAGGCGGTAATATAATAGCTTGGTTTTCCACACCGTGGAGCCTGGAGCTGTACCAGCAGGCCAACGCAAGGCTACACCGGCAGGGGCAGCAAAGGGCGGTTATTATTCATCACCTGGTAGCCAAGGGAACTATTGACGAGGACGTGATTAGAGTCCTTGGGTATAAAGAACGAGGGCAAAACGCCCTACTGGAAGCGGTTAAAGCTAGAATAGCTGCAATCGCGACTTAAAAGAACGGAGGCGGTAGAATGTCAGCACAACATAAAAGGCCGGGCAAAACTGCCAAACAAGAACGACAGCGGAGAGCCAATGAAAGGTTAGAGCTTCGGAAGTCTATAGTGGTCCACTTCCCAAAGAAATGGGACCCGGAGCGATTTGACGGAATAAGCCCGGGGCATTGCGTAGCCTGGTCTGACGGAAGGAGATAAAAAATGAATTATCGTAAAGAGATTAACGATCTTTGTAAAGAGATTAACGATCTTTTGGATAAACAGGATAACAAAGGCATGGAAAAGTACGGCATGGCCCTGGAGCAAAACCCAGCCGGCATTCTGGAAAGGCTGCAGCATAGCGTTGAAGAAAAGATTGATGATTTAAGATATACGTTTTGGGCGATGGATAGGTTAAAGAGTATGTGGGTAAGGTTCCCGCGAATCAAATTCGTTGATGTGAATTCTTTAGCTGAACAGTTGGACCACGTAAGAAGTGAGCATAAAGAAGTATGGCTGGCTTTTGAAGACGACAAAATAGGCGACTTGGCGATGGAGTTATTTGATTTAATCCACAGTTGTGAAACGGCTTTGAGGATTTTGCAAGAAAGTTTTGGTATCGATTTGCGGGAGACCTTGTTGGCGGTAATTGATAAAAATAAAAAGCGGGGGTACTATGAAAATGCAGGTAAAACTGATTAACTATACACCTAATCCGGAGGATGCAATAATTAAAGCTGCTGCTAACTGC
This genomic interval from Desulforamulus reducens MI-1 contains the following:
- a CDS encoding virulence-associated E family protein; the protein is MNSDPNKKVKLKIKHDGNISIAVGRSRKETNWKNKDMLWSAMVDRLSRTNRTGETFAEYKKLSKSQQGQIKDVGGFVGGTLKSGRRKSENVAWRHLITLDIDYAKGDFWASVTVILGCACVLYSTHAHCPEAPRLRLVIPLKRPIAPDEYPAVARRIAADLGIDFFDDTTYDPVRLMYWPSTSADGEFVFKYLDEPWLDPDEVLARYEDWRDPSYWPESSRAQQARQKLADRQGDPLEKPGVVGAFCRTYSIPEAIETFLIDIYGPAGEGRYTYLPGSTTGGLVLYDGDKFAFSHHGTDPISGRLVNSFDLVRLHKYGDQDESAEPGTPTVKLPSYLAMTDFAIEDPNVKSTMGKDILVRAQEDFADDDDWTQHLEYTKKKELKTSLKNLVLILRHDPNLKGIAYNAHKGAITLLEKVPWRKPGDWKGPNWSDDDDAALRVYLEKVYEIWTPSKLNDALTAVSHERSFHPIRDYLNGLDEWDGIPRLEEVLIDYLGAEDSVYTRAVTKKTFVAAVARVMNPGCKFDYMLVLIGKQGLGKSTLFTRLAGNWFNDSLSMSDMRDKTAAEKLQGYWILEIGELAGFKKAEVEVVKSFLSRQKDIYRPSYGRRTIEYPRQCVIVGSTNNDTGFLRDSTGNRRFWPVNVTGVSTDRAPWAMNDYTVGQIWAEALACYKAGETLYLEGKAAEEAFEQQKLAMEADERLGMVKEYLDMLLPENWEEMSLTERRTFINGGDFGHGPEGTMQRDKICVAEIWCELMGKELTGIKRFEIDEIHGLMRQIDGWEKYTGNKDGKMKFNLYGVQRAYIRKDSAKFSETKNE
- a CDS encoding VRR-NUC domain-containing protein → MNEAQIERKFKREVERRGGKAWKFTSPGMSGVPDRIVLLPGGRSIFVELKAPGEEPRPLQVKRAKELTELGFEVYCIDSFAAINKFVIEVFGK
- a CDS encoding DEAD/DEAH box helicase, whose translation is MIFKPHEYQGYAIKKIIELPAVGLFMDMGLGKTACALTATAELMHNYFEVSKVLVVAPLRVAEDTWSRETAKWDHLNYLRIAKVLGPEKDRIAALNSKADIYVINRENVKWLVEHFGKKWPFDMVIIDELSSFKSSKAKRFRALRKVRPLIKRIIGLTGTPAPNGLLDLWPQVYLLDLGERLGKTITGYRERYFKPGKRNRSVIFTWDPKPDAEAAIHNKLSDLCVSMSAADWLQLPERIDNIIPVNLSLKAWGQYEQLERDLLLPLADGDVVANTAAVLANKLLQMANGAVYDENGMAQEFHKAKLEALEGVIEEAAGKPVLVFYSYRHDLDRIKEHFKQYKPKELKTAEDIKNWNDGKVQIMLAHPASAGHGLNLQAGGNIIAWFSTPWSLELYQQANARLHRQGQQRAVIIHHLVAKGTIDEDVIRVLGYKERGQNALLEAVKARIAAIAT